From Pseudomonas vanderleydeniana, the proteins below share one genomic window:
- the nspC gene encoding carboxynorspermidine decarboxylase: MIKTPYYLIDKQKLLVNLQKIAYVREQSGAKALLALKCFATWSVFDLMQQYMDGTTSSSLYELKLGRQKFAGETHAYSVAWADDEIGEMLENCDKIIFNSIGQLQRFAEASAGKTRGLRVNPQVSSSDYLLADPARPFSRLGEWDPAKIEQVIEQISGFMFHNNCENGDFGLFDKMLCTIEERFGHLLHKVEWVSLGGGIHFTGEGYALDAFCARLKAFSQKYGVQVYLEPGEAAITQSASLEVTVLDTLYNGKNLAVVDSSIEAHMLDLLIYRLNAKMEPNDGSHTYMVCGKSCLAGDIFGEYTFDRPLAIGDRLSFIDAAGYTMVKKNWFNGLKMPSIVVKQLDGSVETVREFSYDDYLSSLS, encoded by the coding sequence ATGATCAAGACGCCGTACTACCTCATCGACAAGCAGAAGCTGCTGGTCAACCTGCAGAAGATCGCCTACGTGCGCGAACAATCCGGAGCCAAGGCGCTCCTGGCACTCAAGTGCTTCGCCACCTGGTCGGTGTTCGACCTGATGCAGCAATACATGGATGGCACGACGTCCTCGTCGCTCTACGAGCTCAAGCTCGGCCGCCAGAAGTTCGCCGGCGAGACCCACGCCTACAGCGTGGCCTGGGCCGACGACGAAATCGGCGAGATGCTGGAGAACTGCGACAAGATCATCTTCAACTCCATCGGCCAACTGCAGCGCTTTGCCGAAGCCTCGGCGGGCAAGACCCGTGGCCTGCGGGTCAACCCCCAGGTGAGCAGCTCCGACTACCTGCTGGCCGACCCGGCGCGGCCGTTCAGCCGCCTCGGCGAATGGGACCCGGCGAAGATCGAGCAGGTCATCGAGCAGATCTCCGGCTTCATGTTCCACAACAACTGCGAGAACGGCGACTTCGGCCTGTTCGACAAGATGCTGTGCACCATCGAGGAACGCTTCGGCCACCTGCTGCACAAGGTCGAATGGGTCAGCCTCGGCGGCGGTATCCATTTCACCGGCGAAGGCTATGCCCTGGATGCGTTCTGTGCCCGCCTCAAGGCCTTCTCGCAGAAGTACGGCGTGCAGGTTTACCTGGAGCCGGGCGAAGCGGCGATCACCCAGAGTGCCTCGCTGGAAGTCACCGTGCTCGACACCCTGTACAACGGCAAGAACCTGGCCGTGGTCGACAGCTCCATCGAAGCGCACATGCTCGACCTGCTGATCTATCGCCTCAACGCCAAGATGGAACCGAACGACGGCAGCCACACCTACATGGTCTGCGGCAAATCCTGCCTGGCTGGCGACATCTTCGGCGAATACACCTTCGATCGGCCGCTGGCCATCGGCGATCGACTGTCGTTCATCGATGCGGCAGGCTACACCATGGTCAAGAAAAACTGGTTCAACGGCCTGAAAATGCCGTCCATCGTAGTGAAACAACTCGACGGTAGCGTCGAGACCGTTCGTGAGTTCAGCTACGACGACTACCTGTCCAGCCTCTCGTAA
- a CDS encoding AMP-binding protein: MADYRELTARVRRRAGALQRQHALVPGDRVALFMKNSGDYLELLYAIWWVGAVAVPINAKLHPTEAAWIATDAQASLVFSDDGQCLAPDQLPAGRRELAAGSVVAVAHCATVQPAQPSRAMTLRAN, encoded by the coding sequence TGTCCGCCGTCGTGCCGGCGCATTGCAACGACAGCATGCCCTCGTGCCCGGCGATAGAGTCGCTCTGTTCATGAAGAACAGTGGCGACTATCTGGAACTGCTCTACGCAATCTGGTGGGTCGGTGCTGTTGCGGTACCAATCAACGCCAAGCTGCACCCGACGGAGGCCGCCTGGATCGCCACGGATGCCCAGGCAAGCCTGGTGTTCAGCGACGACGGTCAATGCCTGGCTCCCGACCAACTGCCAGCGGGCCGCCGCGAGCTGGCCGCAGGATCGGTCGTCGCTGTTGCCCACTGCGCCACCGTACAGCCAGCGCAGCCGTCGAGAGCGATGACACTCCGCGCCAATTGA